One window of Solwaraspora sp. WMMA2056 genomic DNA carries:
- a CDS encoding 2-oxoacid:acceptor oxidoreductase subunit alpha has translation MAKQVRQLDRVVIRFAGDSGDGMQLTGDRFTSETAQLGNDISTLPNFPAEIRAPAGTLPGVSSFQVHFADYDILTPGDSPNVLVAMNPAALKANLADLPRGADIIVNTDEFTRRNLAKVGYAANPLEDGSLDGYALHPVALTSMTIGALAELSVSKKDAERAKNMFALGLLSWMYSRPYESTIRFLQRKFAKRPDLVEANIAAFRAGWNFGETTEDFAVRYEVNPARMRPGTYRNITGNAALSLGLVAAGVRAKLPVFLGAYPITPASDILHELSKHKRLGVITMQAEDEIAAVGAALGASYGGALGITTTSGPGVALKSETISLAVALELPLLIVDVQRAGPSTGMPTKTEQADLNMALFGRHGEAPVAVIAPRSPSDCFHAAIEAARIALTYRTPVLLLSDNYVANGSEPWLLPEVDSLPDLQVEFATAPNDADGKTFLPYLRDPQTLARPWAIPGTPGLEHRIGGLEKADKTGDISYDPANHDFMVRTRQARIDTIPVPDVEVEDPDGDARTLVLGWGSTYGPIGAACRTLRQRGLPVAQAHLRHLAPLPANLGDVLRSYDRVVIPEMNLGQLAHVIRARYLVDAIGYNQVRGLPFTATELETMLEEVVKNV, from the coding sequence GTGGCCAAGCAGGTCCGTCAACTGGATCGGGTGGTCATCCGGTTTGCTGGCGACTCCGGCGACGGGATGCAGCTGACCGGTGACCGGTTCACCTCGGAGACCGCGCAGTTGGGCAACGACATCTCCACGTTGCCGAACTTCCCCGCGGAGATCCGGGCACCCGCCGGCACCCTGCCCGGAGTGTCCAGCTTCCAGGTGCACTTCGCCGACTACGACATCCTCACCCCCGGCGACTCGCCGAACGTACTGGTCGCGATGAACCCGGCGGCGTTGAAGGCCAACCTGGCCGACCTGCCGCGCGGGGCGGACATCATCGTCAACACCGACGAGTTCACCCGGCGCAACCTGGCCAAGGTCGGATACGCGGCGAACCCGCTGGAGGACGGCTCGCTCGACGGCTACGCCCTGCACCCGGTCGCGCTCACCTCGATGACCATCGGCGCGCTCGCCGAACTGTCGGTCTCGAAGAAGGACGCCGAGCGGGCGAAGAACATGTTCGCGCTGGGCCTGCTCTCGTGGATGTACTCCCGGCCGTACGAGTCCACGATCCGGTTCCTGCAGCGCAAGTTCGCCAAACGCCCGGACCTGGTCGAGGCGAACATCGCCGCGTTCAGGGCCGGCTGGAACTTCGGCGAGACGACCGAGGACTTCGCGGTGCGCTACGAGGTCAACCCGGCCCGGATGCGCCCCGGCACGTACCGCAACATCACCGGCAACGCCGCCCTGTCGCTCGGCCTGGTCGCCGCCGGGGTGCGTGCCAAGCTGCCGGTCTTCCTCGGTGCCTACCCGATCACTCCGGCCTCGGACATCCTGCACGAGCTGAGCAAGCACAAGCGGCTCGGGGTGATCACGATGCAGGCCGAGGACGAGATCGCCGCAGTCGGTGCGGCGCTCGGTGCCTCGTACGGCGGGGCGCTCGGCATCACCACCACGTCCGGCCCCGGGGTGGCCCTCAAGAGCGAGACGATCTCCCTGGCGGTGGCCCTGGAGCTGCCACTGCTCATCGTCGACGTGCAACGGGCCGGCCCGTCGACCGGGATGCCGACCAAGACCGAGCAGGCCGACCTGAACATGGCGTTGTTCGGCCGACACGGTGAGGCACCGGTCGCGGTGATCGCGCCCCGCTCACCGTCGGACTGCTTCCACGCGGCGATCGAGGCCGCCCGGATCGCCCTGACCTACCGCACGCCGGTGCTTCTGCTGTCGGACAACTACGTGGCCAACGGCTCCGAGCCGTGGCTGCTGCCGGAGGTCGACTCGCTGCCGGACCTGCAGGTCGAGTTCGCCACCGCGCCCAACGACGCCGACGGCAAGACCTTCCTGCCGTACCTGCGGGACCCGCAGACGCTGGCCCGGCCGTGGGCGATTCCCGGCACGCCCGGCCTGGAGCACCGCATCGGCGGACTGGAGAAGGCCGACAAGACCGGCGACATCTCCTACGACCCGGCCAACCACGACTTCATGGTGCGCACCCGTCAGGCCCGGATCGACACGATCCCGGTGCCCGACGTCGAGGTCGAGGACCCGGACGGCGACGCCCGCACGCTGGTGCTGGGCTGGGGATCGACGTACGGCCCGATCGGTGCCGCCTGCCGCACCCTGCGCCAGCGCGGGCTGCCGGTGGCCCAGGCACACCTGCGGCATCTGGCACCGCTGCCGGCCAACCTGGGCGACGTGCTGCGCTCCTACGACCGGGTGGTGATCCCGGAGATGAACCTGGGCCAGTTGGCGCACGTGATCCGGGCCCGGTACCTGGTCGACGCGATCGGCTACAACCAGGTCCGTGGCCTGCCGTTCACCGCCACCGAGCTGGAGACCATGCTGGAAGAGGTCGTGAAGAATGTCTGA
- a CDS encoding 2-oxoacid:ferredoxin oxidoreductase subunit beta translates to MSEPAPNGRAGTGTPVALKLTAKDFKSDQEVRWCPGCGDYAILAAVQSFMPELNIPRERTVFVSGIGCSSRFPYYMNTYGMHSIHGRAPAIATGLSVSRPDLSVWVVTGDGDALSIGGNHLIHALRRNVNLKILLFNNRIYGLTKGQYSPTSELGKVTKSTPVGSADSPFNPLSLALGAEATFVARTIDSDRKHLQSVLRAAAEHNGSAFVEIYQNCNIFNDGAFDQLKEPATRDDYLIRLEHGQPITFGAEGRFCVVHPPGGFGLEVRETATVPAEEIVVHDATIDEPAYAFALSRLPGADLRNTPIGVFRSVPRPSYDSLIQAQVGAAMAQAEGTPEEQLAGLLRSGDTWSID, encoded by the coding sequence ATGTCTGAGCCCGCTCCCAACGGCCGCGCTGGCACCGGCACGCCGGTGGCACTCAAGCTCACCGCCAAGGACTTCAAGTCCGACCAGGAGGTGCGCTGGTGCCCGGGCTGCGGCGACTACGCGATCCTCGCCGCCGTGCAGTCGTTCATGCCCGAGCTGAACATCCCGCGCGAGCGGACCGTCTTCGTCTCCGGCATCGGCTGCTCGTCGCGCTTCCCGTACTACATGAACACGTACGGGATGCACTCGATCCACGGTCGCGCCCCAGCGATCGCCACCGGCCTGTCGGTCTCCCGTCCGGACCTGTCGGTGTGGGTGGTGACCGGCGACGGTGACGCGCTCTCGATCGGCGGCAACCATCTGATCCACGCGCTGCGGCGCAACGTCAACCTGAAGATCCTGCTGTTCAACAACCGGATCTACGGGTTGACCAAGGGCCAGTACTCACCGACGTCGGAGCTTGGCAAGGTCACCAAGTCGACGCCGGTCGGGTCGGCCGACTCGCCGTTCAACCCGCTGTCGCTGGCGCTGGGGGCCGAGGCGACCTTCGTCGCCCGGACGATCGACTCCGACCGCAAGCACCTGCAGTCGGTGCTGCGGGCCGCCGCCGAGCACAACGGGTCGGCGTTCGTCGAGATCTACCAGAACTGCAACATCTTCAACGACGGCGCCTTCGACCAGCTCAAGGAGCCGGCCACCCGGGACGACTACCTGATCCGGCTGGAGCACGGGCAGCCGATCACCTTCGGCGCCGAAGGCCGGTTCTGCGTGGTCCACCCGCCGGGCGGCTTCGGCCTCGAAGTGCGCGAGACGGCCACCGTACCGGCCGAGGAGATCGTGGTGCACGACGCGACGATCGACGAGCCGGCGTACGCGTTCGCCCTGTCCCGGCTGCCCGGTGCCGACCTGCGCAACACGCCGATCGGGGTGTTCCGCAGCGTGCCGCGGCCCAGCTACGACAGCCTGATCCAGGCACAGGTCGGCGCGGCGATGGCCCAGGCCGAGGGGACCCCGGAGGAGCAACTGGCCGGGCTGCTGCGCAGCGGCGACACCTGGTCCATCGACTGA
- a CDS encoding potassium channel family protein: MIHFPAVRQGPLKALSLRLFAAVALVFAVVAVVYADRDGYRDANGDGISLLDCFYYAVVSLSTTGYGDIAPISDGARLVNVLIITPARVVFLIILVGTTLEVLTEQYRTNLRLTRWRRKVKDHVIICGYGTKGRSAVSALLENGFDKQHIVVVESSGIALRQATAAGLVAVEGSATRSSVLNEAHVKHAKAVIIATDSDDASVLVTLTARQLTAGKVRIIAAAREAENAALLRQSGAHHVIVSSATAGRLLGLSTSAPPLIDVVEDLLTPGQGMALAMRSANRDEVGLPPRQLNNLVIALIRRGRVVSLAEPDSVEVETGDLLVYVRDDRTSASTPSTS, from the coding sequence GTGATTCACTTTCCCGCCGTCCGCCAGGGCCCGTTGAAGGCGTTGAGCCTGCGCCTGTTCGCCGCGGTCGCCCTCGTCTTCGCGGTCGTGGCGGTGGTCTACGCCGACCGCGACGGCTACCGGGACGCCAACGGCGACGGGATCTCGCTGCTCGACTGCTTCTACTATGCGGTCGTCAGCCTCTCCACGACCGGGTACGGCGACATCGCGCCGATCAGCGACGGTGCCCGGCTGGTCAACGTCCTGATCATCACGCCGGCCCGGGTGGTGTTCCTGATCATCCTGGTCGGTACCACCCTCGAGGTGCTCACCGAGCAGTACCGGACGAACCTTCGACTGACCCGGTGGAGAAGGAAAGTGAAGGACCACGTCATCATCTGCGGCTACGGCACCAAGGGCCGCAGCGCCGTGTCGGCCCTGCTGGAGAACGGCTTCGACAAGCAGCACATCGTCGTCGTCGAGAGCAGCGGCATCGCGCTGCGCCAGGCCACCGCCGCCGGCCTGGTCGCCGTCGAGGGATCGGCGACCCGCTCGTCGGTCCTCAACGAGGCACACGTCAAGCACGCCAAGGCGGTGATCATCGCCACCGACAGCGACGACGCCTCCGTCCTGGTCACCCTGACGGCCCGCCAACTGACCGCCGGCAAGGTACGGATCATCGCCGCCGCCCGCGAGGCCGAGAACGCCGCCCTGCTGCGCCAGAGCGGGGCGCACCACGTGATCGTGTCGTCCGCCACCGCCGGCCGGCTGCTGGGCCTGTCCACCTCGGCGCCGCCGCTGATCGACGTCGTCGAGGATCTGCTCACCCCTGGTCAGGGCATGGCACTGGCGATGCGTTCGGCCAACCGTGACGAGGTCGGACTGCCGCCCCGACAGCTGAACAACCTGGTGATCGCGCTGATCCGGCGCGGCCGGGTGGTGTCCCTGGCCGAGCCGGACAGCGTCGAGGTGGAGACCGGGGACCTGCTCGTCTACGTCCGCGACGACCGGACCTCAGCGAGCACCCCGTCGACCAGCTGA
- a CDS encoding phospholipase translates to MYRRTSALLSAVLLGLTAALGFATPASAVPADKPAVLSNWTQTSASSYSAWNSARANPGPWAAYQFDWSTDYCSSSPDNPLGFDFRLSCHRHDFGYRNYKAIGQFSATNKARVDSAFYEDLKRVCARYSSVVRPACLSLAWTYYQAVRIFGAPIVDAADLQRAERLVPAGHLTAVG, encoded by the coding sequence ATGTACCGTCGCACGTCCGCACTGCTCAGCGCCGTACTGCTCGGCCTCACCGCCGCCCTCGGGTTCGCCACCCCGGCCAGTGCCGTTCCCGCCGACAAGCCCGCGGTGCTGTCCAACTGGACGCAGACCAGCGCCAGCAGCTACAGCGCCTGGAACTCGGCCCGGGCGAACCCGGGCCCCTGGGCCGCCTACCAGTTCGACTGGTCCACCGACTACTGCTCGTCCAGCCCGGACAACCCACTCGGCTTCGACTTCCGGCTCTCCTGCCACCGACACGACTTCGGCTACCGCAACTACAAGGCGATCGGCCAGTTCTCCGCCACCAACAAGGCCCGGGTGGACAGCGCCTTCTACGAGGACCTCAAGCGGGTCTGCGCCCGGTACAGCAGCGTCGTGCGGCCGGCCTGCCTCAGCCTCGCCTGGACCTACTACCAGGCGGTCCGGATCTTCGGCGCGCCGATCGTCGACGCCGCCGACCTGCAACGCGCCGAGCGGCTCGTCCCGGCCGGGCACCTGACGGCCGTCGGATAA